In Fundulus heteroclitus isolate FHET01 chromosome 8, MU-UCD_Fhet_4.1, whole genome shotgun sequence, a genomic segment contains:
- the LOC110366665 gene encoding sialidase-4 yields the protein MPTGGAGYENGTLIKDETTHEISVKWSMSRNVVEKVHLGEYRPMNPCPVYERTTKTLFLFFICVEGNVSEQWQRFWGINKARLCYITTRDAGATWSSVNDLTINFPQMKKWATFAVGPGHGIQTESGRLIVPAYAYGSCLSSCCCISCCCAVSRAFCFYSDDNGFAWQSGNMLHNKSVECEMAEVLDGKGWYIYCNARSKRGYRVEAVSDNRGEDFLTLPSAGKLVETGGGCQGSVVSFPAQPSMAGSNQSPQWLLYSHPTDQSIRMDLGVYLNKSPLDPNAWSQPWIINKGPSGYSDLAYLDDGWFACLMERGEASEIEQIACKVFSYEQIH from the exons ATGCCAACCGGAGGTGCCGGTTATGAAAATGGAACTCTGATCAAAGACGAAACCACTCATGAAATAAGTGTTAAG TGGTCAATGTCCAGAAACGTGGTGGAGAAGGTCCATCTTGGTGAATATCGTCCCATGAATCCATGCCCAGTCTATGAAAGAACAACCAAAACactctttctgtttttcatctGTGTTGAAGGCAATGTTTCAGAACAATGGCAAAGGTTCTGGGGCATCAACAAGGCCCGTCTCTGCTACATCACAACCAGGGATGCTGGTGCGACCTGGAGCTCAGTCAACGATTTGACAATAAATTTTCCTCAAATGAAAAAGTGGGCAACGTTCGCAGTCGGACCGGGCCACGGCATCCAAACAGAGAGCGGCAGATTGATCGTTCCAGCCTATGCTTATGGGTCTTGCCTCTCCTCATGCTGCTGCATATCGTGTTGTTGTGCGGTTTCACGTGCATTCTGCTTTTACAGCGACGATAACGGTTTCGCGTGGCAGTCCGGCAACATGCTGCACAACAAATCGGTTGAATGTGAAATGGCTGAGGTTTTGGATGGCAAAGGCTGGTACATTTATTGCAACGCCCGCAGTAAGAGAGGTTATAGAGTGGAGGCCGTCAGTGACAACAGAGGAGAAGATTTCCTCACCCTTCCATCCGCTGGGAAGCTtgtggaaacaggtggaggcTGTCAAGGGAGTGTGGTTTCCTTTCCAGCTCAACCTAGCATGGCAGGTTCAAACCAGTCGCCTCAGTGGCTCCTGTACTCCCATCCCACCGATCAGTCCATAAGGATGGATTTAGGGGTGTATCTGAACAAATCCCCACTGGATCCAAATGCTTGGAGCCAGCCTTGGATCATTAATAAGGGTCCCAGTGGTTACTCTGACCTGGCATACCTTGATGATGGTTGGTTTGCATGCCTGATGGAGCGTGGTGAAGCGTCTGAAATTGAACAAATTGCATGCAAAGTCTTTAGCTACGAGCAAATTCATTAG